Part of the Haloarcula laminariae genome is shown below.
CCCGAGCAAAGCGCCCGGCGCCGAGTAGAACGAGCGCGCGCCCGAGACGGCCTTAGACACCGTCGATTCGGTCCGCCACCTCGTAGCCGGCGACGATACCGCCGTTGAGCGACCGCTCGGGGTACTGGGCCTCGGAGGCCATCCCGGCGTAGTAGACGCCGTCGGCGACCTCGGCGGAGAGGTCGTAGGGGACGACCATGTCCTGGTACCCGCGCTCGTAGACGGGCGCGGTACGGGGGTTGCGGGCCGTCTTCACCCAGTTGACCGACCCGCGGTCGAACTCGGGGAACAGCGACTCGATGCCCGAGAGCCACGTCTCCCGGACCTCGTCGTCGTCCTGCTGCCAGACGTCCTCTTCGGGGGACTGGATGTAGCGGGCGACGTAGAGGAGGTGGTCGCCCCCGTACCGCTCGCGCTCGACGAAGTTCGTGTGTTCGATGAGCGCGCCGAAGGGGGCCTCGTCGGCGATGTTGAGCCAGTACGTGTCCATCAGCGGCTCATCCATGCTGATGACCGAACACACCGTCCCCTGGAAGTCGATGTCACAGGGGTAGCCGGTGAGCTCTTCGAGGACGTCGGGCATCGCCGCGACGACGACGCCGTCGACGTCGTGGTCGGTCTCGCCGTCGGTCGTGAGCCCCGACACCGCGCCGTCGTCGGTCTGAATGTCCGTCACGCGGGTCCCGGTCTCGATGTTCTCCCGCCCCACCGCCTCGACCAGCGCGTCGAGCAGCCGGCCGAAGCCGCCGTCCAGATAGCCGAGAATCTCCCCCTTGAGGAGGTCACGCTCCCCGCGGAACTTGATGCGACCCAGCAGCCAGGCGGCGCTGACGTCGGCCTTCCGGGAGCCGAACTTCGCGTCCAGCAGCGGCTCGAAGAAGGTCTCGTAGACGTTCTGGGTGGTGTGTTCGCGGGCGAACTGTTCGACGGGAACGTCCTCGAAGTCCTCGAGCCGCTCGTAGGTGTCGAAGGAGGGGACCCCGCCCCGGACGTCGATGTCCAGTGTCAGCATCCCCAGGCGGAACTTGTCGTACAGGCTCCAGTGGGGGAACGAGAGTATCTCCCAGGGCTTGTCCATCGGGTGGACGACGCCGTCGACGTAGTAGGCGTTCTTCCCGATACGCCACTCGACGTCCTCGCCCAGACCCAGCTCCTCGGCGAGTTCGACGATGGTCTCCTCCGATTTCGAGAGGTGGTGGTAGAACTTCTCGATGGGGTCGCCGTCGGTCTCGTACACCGCGGCCAGTCCCCCCACGTCCTCGCTCGCCTCGAAGACGCGGACCTCGTGTCCGCGCTGCTGGAGCCGATACGCCGCTGCGAGGCCCGCGACGCCGCCGCCGACGACACCGATCATACCTCCCGGTTTCAGCCGTTGTGGGATTTACTTTGCGTTTCGAGCGCCGGGACGTCCGCGCCGGCGGTGTCCGGACTGGACGCGGCCTCCGCCCGTTGGAACTCCAGAATCGCGACGGCGCCGTGGGGGTCGTTGTCCTCGTACCACACCTTCCCGCCGTAGAGGTCCATCATCACCGAGACGAAGTAGAGGCCGAAGCCGCCGGCGGTCTGGTCGTTTGAGATAGAGCGTTCGAACATCCGCGTCTTCAGCTCGTCGCTGATGCCGGGGCCGTTGTCGGCGACGCGGACCTGTATCCAGTCGCCGGCGTCGCGCGTGTCGATTTCGACGTGGGGGCGGTCGCTGGTGTTGTGCTCGACCGCGTTCTCGACGATGCTCCCGATCACCTCCTCGGCGAGGTGGTTGGCCAGTACCCGCTCGTCGTCTATCGCCATGTCGACCGTGACGCCGCTGTCTTCGACGGCCGATTCGACGGCGGCCTGCATGGCGGCCGAAAGCGAGATGGGCTCCAGCTGTTCGCTCTCGCTGGCGGTGACCGTCTCGTTGATGTCCTTGATGGCGTCGCTCATGTCGTTCAACCGCTCGCACCACTTGGTGATGCTGTCGATGTGGTGTTCGTCGCCGCTGTCGACGCTGTCCCGGAGGTAATCGGCCCGTCCCTGGACCACGAGCATCCCGTTGCGAATCGAGTGTCTGAGAGCGCCGTTGAAGAACTCTATCTGGTCGTTGCGGCGCTTCACGGAGTTTCGGCTCCCTCTGAGTTCGCGCTGGCGCTGGACCTGTTCGAGCGCGACCTGGGTCGTCTGGGCGAGTATCCTGGCGTACTGCTGGTCCTCGGTGGGGTAGCTGTCGTCGGCCGAGGCGATGGCGAGGACGCCGTGTTCGCCCATCGGCACCATCAGCGCCCGCTCCATCGACCCCCCACACCCCTCGCAGTCGGCGATGCGCTGCTCGCCGCTGTCGAAGGTCCGCCAGACGTTGTGGTCGGACATCGTCTCCGGGCAGATGGTCAGGTCGCTGGCGGTCCCCTCGATGACGTCGCTCACCGCGGCCGGTTCGAGCCGGCCGTCGTCGGTGGCCAGGAAGACGGCGGCGGCGTTCTGGTCCAGGACACGCGTCGCGAAGCTCACCGTCAGTTCGGCGACGCGCTCGGGCTGGTCGGCCTCGATGAACTGGCGGGTGGCCGCCTGCAGCGCCTCCAGCCGGTCCTGGCGCCGCTGCTGGCCGGTGACTTCCCGCAGCACGACCAGCCGGCCCCGCACGCCGCCGTGTTGGTCCGTGATGTCGCTGGTCTGTGGGTCGTAGTAGGACAGCGGGTCCCCGAGCGCGAACACCTCGTTCCGCTCGACGTCGTCGAGCAGCCCCTCGCTGACGTCGTCGACGGGGCGACCGCCGAGCTCGTCGGTCCCCAGAAGCGACGCCGCGGCCGCGTTGTAGTCGATGATTCGACCCTCGGTGTCGAGTGCGAGCACCGGGTCGGGGAGCTCGTCGACGAGCAGGTCTCCAGCAAGCGGCGCGACGGAGACGAAGTCGTAGCGCAACAGAGCGACCCCCACGAGGACGCCGTTGAGCGCGAACGTCAGCGGCGTGACGTCGATTCCGGGGTGGGGCGTCGCCCCGAGGACGAACAGCCCGTGGACGCCGGCGGTCAACAGCCCGGCCGTGAGGATGACGAACGTCTGCTTGCGATAGAGGTTCCGCGACCGGAGCAGGAACTCCCCGAACAGGAGGTAACCAGCCGCGATGAAGCCGAAGTGGAGCGCCATCTGTGCGACGTACCCCACCCCGGTCTCGCTGATAAACAGCGTCAGCCCGGTCTCCGTGTGACGGATCACGCCGGCGGTGACCAGCCCGTGGACCGGATTCGACAGCGCCAGCAGGCCGTACAGCGACGGCGCCAGCAACAGGCCAGCGAGCCGGGCGGGCGTCAGCCACGCTTCCCGGCCCGTGTACGAGAGCGCGAAGACGACCCACAGGCCGATGATGAGCCCGGAGGTGAGCCGCGTGAGCGGGAACACGACCGCCGCTACCGCGGGGTCCGAGGCGGTGAGCCAGGCGATGTTCAGCAGACACCAGCCGACTGCGGCGACCATCAGCCAGGCGAACGGGCCCGCCCCTGGTATGGACCGGTCCCGCCACGCACTCACCGCCAGGGTCCCGCTGACGAGCGCACCCGCTGCGCTCCCGGCGACGAGTATCCCGACGACATCGGCGTGCATCCTTCTACTGTCCGCTTCAATCTCGGCTTTTTATCACTTTGGGCCGTATTCTCAATCCTGAGAGCGTCCCCGACGACCCGCTACCTTTTTTATCACACTGCAAAAATTCGCAGGCATGCTAACTGTCCGGGCGCCGGCCACCAGTGCGAACCTCGGCAGCGGCTTCGACGTCTTCGGCGTCGCGCTGGAGCGCCCGGCCGACGTCGTCCGCGTCTCGAAGGCCGACCGGACGACAATCGAGGTGACAGGCGCCGGCAGCCAGTTCATCCCCGAGGACCCCGAGAAAAACACCGTCGGCGCCGTCGCCGAGGCGCTGGACGCCCCCGCGCACATCCAGATAGACAAGGGGGTCCGCCCGGCCTCGGGGCTGGGCTCGTCGGCCGCCAGCGCCGCCGCCGCGGCCGTCGGCCTGAACGAACTGTACGACCGCGGCCACACCCGCGAGGAACTGGTCCCCATCGCCGCCAAGGGTGAGGCCGTCGTCTCCGGCGACGCACACGACGACAACGTCGCCCCGTCTATCCTGGGCGGTTTCACCATCGCCACCGACGCCGGCGTCCGGCAGGTCGACGCCTCCATTCCCCTCGTGGCGTGTCTCCCCGACATCGTCGTCTCGACCCGGGACGCTCGCCGCGTCGTCCCCGAACACACCCGCGTCGAACAGCTCGTCGAGACCGTCGGCAACGCCGCCACCCTGACGACGGGGATGCACCGCGACGACCCCGGACTCGTCGGCGAGGGGATGCACGACAGCGTCGTCACGCCCGCGCGGGCGAAGCTCATCGACGGCTACGAGTCCGTGCGGGAAGCCGCCCTGGAGGCCGGCGCGACCGGCGTGACGATTTCCGGCGCCGGCCCCTCGGTGCTTGCGGCGTGTTACGAGGGGTCCCAGCGCGCGATTGCGAGCGCGATGCTCGACACGTTCGGCGAACACGGCGTGGACGCGCGCGCCTATCAGAGCCGCATCGGTCGGGGCGCCCGGATTTTCTGACGGCGGTCCTCCGAGTGGCCACGGCGTTCCGTGCCGAATCGAACGGAGCTGTCCGGGCCGGTTCTCGACGTTTTGAGGGCTCTACTGGTGAGTCTCGTCCAATCGAATCGTCCCGTCCCCCGATATCGAGACGCTGTGGTCCCGATAGCTAAAGGCGACGTAGACGGACTCGTCGGCCGACTCTATCACGGTTTCGAGGACGCCCGGGTCGACCACGTTGCCGAGCGGCGGGAGTTCCGCGGGGTCTTTCCCCTCCGCCTCGGCCAGGCGCCGTATCAGAGCAGTCGATATGCTCATATGCACCTCTTGGTATGTATCGTAAAAACAGTTACATATCCTACACTGAGCTGGCGAACGTAATATACTCCGAACGGTCATCGACACGCGGTCGGAATGCGGTCCGGGCAGCTCGGGACGGATTCCCCGTCGCGACGCGCACTTCGCTGTTCGCTCGTGCGGCCGCCGGCAGTGTCACCCGCCCTGGACGAACTCGTTGCGCGTCTCTACCAGCACGTCCTCGGCGTGCCCGTCGGGGTCGTAGCGGTCCGGGTCGTACACCCGCTTGACCTCGCCGTCGGCCAGGACGAAGGTGTAGCGGTCAACGCGACCGCTGCTCGTATCGAGACCGAAGGCCTCGCCTATCTCGCCGTCGGGGTCGGCGAGCAGGTCATAGAGGACGCCCATCTCCTCGGCGAACTCGTCGTGGCTCTCGACGGAGTCCATCGAGACGCCGTAGACGGCGATGCCGCCCTCGCGGAACTTCGGCATCGTCTCCTGGAAGTCACGGGCCTCGATGGTACACCCCTCGGTGAAGTCCTCGGGGTAGAAGTAGACGACTGTGGGCTCCGAGAAGTCGGGCGTGACCGTCTCGCCGTACTGGTTCTGTGCGCTGATATCGGGGGCCGGGTCGCCGGGTTCGAGCATAGCGGAGCCACGGCCTCGGCGGCTTTACCGATTTGGGCCGCGGAAGGTGTGTCGCGGGCGTCCATCGCAGGGAAGGTGGGCGCGGGCCGTCAACGGGAGATAGTGTTTCTGGGCTCGAACCGACGAGTCACCATGACATATACAGCAACCTGCGTAACATTTATTCTATATATTCTAGCTAATTAGTAACATGGGCAAAAAGTACGACTTCGTGTACTTCCGTGGCGGTGTCGAGGTCGAAACCGAAGAGGGCGGAAACCAGTACGTCGCCCGCGGCCGGCTGAGTCGTCTCCTGTGGATGGTGTACGGGGTCGTTTTCGCGGCGCTGTTGGGGTTTTTGACGCTGTTCGCTGACGGGCTGTTTTCCCGGGCCTTCTGGGTGGTCGGCATCGCTTCGTTACTCGGCGGTGTCGTCGCCGAGCCCATACTGGGAGGCCGGCGCTCGGACGTGAAAG
Proteins encoded:
- a CDS encoding peroxiredoxin, which codes for MLEPGDPAPDISAQNQYGETVTPDFSEPTVVYFYPEDFTEGCTIEARDFQETMPKFREGGIAVYGVSMDSVESHDEFAEEMGVLYDLLADPDGEIGEAFGLDTSSGRVDRYTFVLADGEVKRVYDPDRYDPDGHAEDVLVETRNEFVQGG
- a CDS encoding sensor histidine kinase; the encoded protein is MHADVVGILVAGSAAGALVSGTLAVSAWRDRSIPGAGPFAWLMVAAVGWCLLNIAWLTASDPAVAAVVFPLTRLTSGLIIGLWVVFALSYTGREAWLTPARLAGLLLAPSLYGLLALSNPVHGLVTAGVIRHTETGLTLFISETGVGYVAQMALHFGFIAAGYLLFGEFLLRSRNLYRKQTFVILTAGLLTAGVHGLFVLGATPHPGIDVTPLTFALNGVLVGVALLRYDFVSVAPLAGDLLVDELPDPVLALDTEGRIIDYNAAAASLLGTDELGGRPVDDVSEGLLDDVERNEVFALGDPLSYYDPQTSDITDQHGGVRGRLVVLREVTGQQRRQDRLEALQAATRQFIEADQPERVAELTVSFATRVLDQNAAAVFLATDDGRLEPAAVSDVIEGTASDLTICPETMSDHNVWRTFDSGEQRIADCEGCGGSMERALMVPMGEHGVLAIASADDSYPTEDQQYARILAQTTQVALEQVQRQRELRGSRNSVKRRNDQIEFFNGALRHSIRNGMLVVQGRADYLRDSVDSGDEHHIDSITKWCERLNDMSDAIKDINETVTASESEQLEPISLSAAMQAAVESAVEDSGVTVDMAIDDERVLANHLAEEVIGSIVENAVEHNTSDRPHVEIDTRDAGDWIQVRVADNGPGISDELKTRMFERSISNDQTAGGFGLYFVSVMMDLYGGKVWYEDNDPHGAVAILEFQRAEAASSPDTAGADVPALETQSKSHNG
- a CDS encoding HalOD1 output domain-containing protein; this translates as MSISTALIRRLAEAEGKDPAELPPLGNVVDPGVLETVIESADESVYVAFSYRDHSVSISGDGTIRLDETHQ
- a CDS encoding homoserine kinase — translated: MLTVRAPATSANLGSGFDVFGVALERPADVVRVSKADRTTIEVTGAGSQFIPEDPEKNTVGAVAEALDAPAHIQIDKGVRPASGLGSSAASAAAAAVGLNELYDRGHTREELVPIAAKGEAVVSGDAHDDNVAPSILGGFTIATDAGVRQVDASIPLVACLPDIVVSTRDARRVVPEHTRVEQLVETVGNAATLTTGMHRDDPGLVGEGMHDSVVTPARAKLIDGYESVREAALEAGATGVTISGAGPSVLAACYEGSQRAIASAMLDTFGEHGVDARAYQSRIGRGARIF
- a CDS encoding NAD(P)/FAD-dependent oxidoreductase — translated: MIGVVGGGVAGLAAAYRLQQRGHEVRVFEASEDVGGLAAVYETDGDPIEKFYHHLSKSEETIVELAEELGLGEDVEWRIGKNAYYVDGVVHPMDKPWEILSFPHWSLYDKFRLGMLTLDIDVRGGVPSFDTYERLEDFEDVPVEQFAREHTTQNVYETFFEPLLDAKFGSRKADVSAAWLLGRIKFRGERDLLKGEILGYLDGGFGRLLDALVEAVGRENIETGTRVTDIQTDDGAVSGLTTDGETDHDVDGVVVAAMPDVLEELTGYPCDIDFQGTVCSVISMDEPLMDTYWLNIADEAPFGALIEHTNFVERERYGGDHLLYVARYIQSPEEDVWQQDDDEVRETWLSGIESLFPEFDRGSVNWVKTARNPRTAPVYERGYQDMVVPYDLSAEVADGVYYAGMASEAQYPERSLNGGIVAGYEVADRIDGV